From a region of the Aeoliella mucimassa genome:
- a CDS encoding DUF1559 family PulG-like putative transporter yields MTFRLATLLYLFALVAAALAVMGVFGLVVAGVFTAVWLRRNWALGGGLLVMMVLAVAFVEWYLLPTIGSARKSSRRGACFYNCSQITLAIDTYVAKHQQYPPPYSTDDSGRPLHSWRVLLLPYLGGDAATLYAKLHLDEPWNSPHNLQFAEEMPHVYRCRGCQECSQLAYSELAASGPNCSNYYAVTGPGTLWQTDTPVTLDAVTDDPATTILLIEASDIQSNWMEPVDVPVEQLTARLTGTQRSGHLSTMTKLFTITESAYGPIIAFADGSKEMRGFYNLNDARALATYAGGEPASELDRVSYFPFVVASHTNWTRLYGLGIFVLVAIVPLVPSLRRQLFPGSAEPPGSDV; encoded by the coding sequence ATGACCTTTCGACTCGCTACGCTACTGTACCTGTTCGCCCTGGTCGCGGCTGCGCTCGCGGTGATGGGGGTGTTTGGTTTGGTGGTCGCTGGGGTGTTCACTGCGGTGTGGCTTCGGCGTAATTGGGCGCTTGGGGGTGGGCTGCTGGTGATGATGGTCTTGGCGGTCGCCTTTGTGGAGTGGTATCTGCTGCCGACGATCGGTAGTGCGCGGAAGTCGTCGCGCAGGGGCGCCTGCTTTTACAATTGCAGTCAAATCACGCTGGCCATCGACACCTACGTTGCGAAGCACCAGCAGTATCCTCCGCCTTACTCGACCGATGACTCAGGGCGACCGCTCCATAGTTGGCGCGTGTTACTACTCCCTTACCTGGGCGGCGACGCAGCGACTCTGTACGCGAAGCTTCACCTCGACGAACCTTGGAACAGCCCGCACAATTTGCAGTTCGCCGAGGAGATGCCACACGTGTATCGATGCCGCGGCTGTCAGGAGTGTTCGCAGCTAGCCTATAGCGAGCTTGCTGCGAGTGGTCCGAACTGCAGCAACTACTACGCTGTGACAGGCCCTGGCACGCTCTGGCAAACCGACACTCCGGTGACCCTCGACGCGGTGACCGATGATCCCGCGACGACGATCCTGCTGATCGAAGCGAGCGACATCCAGTCGAATTGGATGGAGCCAGTCGACGTGCCCGTCGAACAACTCACCGCGCGACTGACTGGCACCCAGCGCTCGGGGCATCTGAGCACCATGACCAAGTTGTTTACGATTACCGAGTCGGCCTATGGACCGATCATTGCGTTCGCCGATGGATCAAAAGAAATGCGTGGATTCTACAATTTGAACGATGCTCGGGCGCTGGCGACTTATGCGGGCGGGGAGCCGGCGAGCGAGCTCGATCGGGTGAGCTACTTTCCGTTCGTCGTTGCTTCGCATACCAACTGGACCCGGCTATACGGGCTGGGCATATTTGTGCTCGTCGCGATCGTACCGCTGGTGCCATCGCTACGCAGGCAGTTGTTTCCTGGCAGTGCGGAACCTCCTGGCAGCGACGTTTAA
- a CDS encoding 3-hydroxyacyl-ACP dehydratase FabZ family protein gives MRFWLLDSIESFTPDEELVAVKNVSYSEEYLQDHFPEFPVLPGVFMLEAATQAAAWLMRLTDDLADTVIVLREAKNIKYANFVQPGQKLRVTVRQLKKDERFATFKVEGLVDEAATLSGRIVLERYSLADTDPLQESTDQKVRGYLSKVARAIAKPEMLPANVRVV, from the coding sequence ATGCGATTCTGGTTGCTCGACTCCATTGAATCTTTCACGCCCGACGAAGAGCTCGTGGCGGTGAAGAATGTGAGCTACAGCGAAGAATACCTGCAGGACCACTTTCCCGAATTCCCTGTATTGCCGGGCGTTTTCATGCTCGAGGCCGCCACCCAGGCTGCCGCGTGGCTGATGCGTTTAACCGACGATCTGGCCGATACGGTCATCGTGCTCCGCGAAGCCAAGAACATTAAATACGCCAACTTTGTCCAACCGGGACAGAAGCTCCGTGTTACCGTCCGACAATTAAAGAAGGACGAGCGGTTTGCAACCTTCAAAGTCGAAGGACTGGTAGACGAGGCAGCGACCCTAAGCGGGCGGATTGTACTCGAGCGTTACAGCCTGGCCGACACCGATCCCTTGCAAGAATCCACCGACCAAAAAGTCCGCGGCTACCTGTCGAAGGTCGCCCGCGCGATTGCCAAACCAGAGATGCTGCCCGCGAACGTGCGGGTAGTCTGA
- a CDS encoding hotdog family protein yields the protein MRWFWVDRFTEFVGSSHAVGHKGVALSDDFMHDHWGAYPTMPHSLMAEGMAQTGGLLVSELYYFKELVVLAKFSKLAFHGITRGGDSLTYRADIDNIRDVGASVTVTGHCGDELRAEGEIFFARLQTRDVENVDPKLPKRLFDPSDLAEWLHIVGIFEVGTRKDGTRMRAADYGLPSDLAC from the coding sequence TTGCGCTGGTTCTGGGTCGATCGCTTCACCGAGTTCGTGGGTTCGTCGCATGCTGTCGGCCATAAGGGCGTTGCGCTCTCCGACGACTTCATGCACGACCACTGGGGCGCGTATCCCACGATGCCCCACTCGTTGATGGCCGAAGGCATGGCACAAACCGGTGGACTGCTGGTTAGCGAGTTGTATTACTTCAAGGAGTTGGTGGTTCTCGCCAAGTTCTCGAAGCTCGCGTTCCACGGAATCACCCGTGGCGGCGACTCGCTTACCTACCGGGCCGACATCGACAACATTCGCGATGTCGGCGCATCGGTTACCGTTACCGGGCACTGCGGCGACGAGCTTCGCGCCGAAGGCGAGATCTTCTTCGCCCGGCTCCAGACACGCGACGTCGAAAACGTCGATCCCAAATTGCCCAAGCGGTTGTTCGACCCGTCCGATCTGGCCGAGTGGTTACACATCGTCGGCATCTTCGAGGTCGGTACCCGCAAGGATGGCACCCGCATGCGGGCTGCCGACTACGGGCTACCCTCCGACTTGGCCTGCTAA
- a CDS encoding acyl carrier protein, with the protein MPSQEEIFAKVQEALVDALGVDDDEVTPEATLTGDLDAESIDFLDIVFRLEKSFDIKIERGELFPEDILSNTDYVEDGKVNAEGLAKLKERMPFADLSRFETNPQVQNLGKQLTVADMCAFVEHKLSA; encoded by the coding sequence ATGCCCTCGCAAGAAGAAATCTTCGCCAAGGTCCAAGAAGCACTGGTAGACGCACTGGGTGTCGATGACGACGAAGTGACCCCTGAAGCGACGCTAACGGGCGATCTCGATGCCGAGTCGATCGACTTCCTCGACATCGTATTCCGTCTTGAGAAGAGCTTCGACATCAAGATCGAACGTGGCGAGCTGTTCCCCGAAGACATCCTGAGCAACACCGACTACGTTGAAGACGGAAAAGTGAATGCCGAAGGTTTGGCCAAGCTGAAAGAGCGGATGCCGTTTGCCGACCTGTCGCGGTTCGAGACCAATCCTCAGGTCCAAAACCTGGGTAAGCAGCTCACCGTGGCCGACATGTGTGCGTTCGTCGAGCACAAGCTCTCGGCTTAA
- a CDS encoding beta-ketoacyl-[acyl-carrier-protein] synthase family protein, translating into MKRRVVVTGIGCVTPLGTKPNELWANLMECKSGVGRTTLFDAANFPTKIAAEVRDWSVAKDGLDTAEWAGRGRHTQFAAGAAQQAMGDSGVVGTVDPQRLGVYLGAGEGQQDFEAFSRMMVASLSSGEFNLGTFVRQGLDQLDPQLELEQEPNMPVGYLAAMFDAQGPNINCLTACAASSQAIGEATEMIRRGDADAMLSGGAHSMIHPFGVTGFNLLTALSERNDDPEAASRPFDLERDGFVLGEGASMVVLEEYEHAKARGANIYGEISGYGTTADAFRITDTHPEGRGAIACINMALADAGLNPDAIHYINAHGTSTTVNDKVETLAIKQSFGDLAYKIPVSSTKSMTGHLIAAAGATELIICLMAMRHGIAPPTINYQTPDPNCDLDYVPNAPRELPIKTTLSNSFGFGGQNITLIATAV; encoded by the coding sequence ATGAAACGTCGTGTTGTCGTTACCGGCATCGGTTGTGTTACCCCGCTTGGCACCAAGCCCAACGAGCTGTGGGCGAATCTCATGGAGTGCAAGAGCGGCGTTGGTCGAACCACGTTGTTCGACGCGGCGAACTTCCCCACGAAGATCGCTGCGGAAGTGCGTGATTGGTCGGTCGCCAAGGATGGACTCGACACGGCCGAATGGGCGGGGCGCGGGCGTCACACCCAGTTTGCCGCCGGTGCTGCCCAGCAAGCGATGGGCGATTCGGGCGTGGTCGGCACGGTCGATCCGCAGCGTCTCGGCGTGTACCTCGGTGCCGGCGAAGGACAACAAGACTTCGAAGCCTTTAGTCGCATGATGGTCGCGTCGCTCTCGAGCGGCGAGTTCAACCTCGGCACGTTCGTTCGCCAGGGTCTCGACCAGCTCGATCCGCAGCTCGAACTCGAGCAGGAACCGAACATGCCGGTTGGTTACCTGGCTGCGATGTTCGATGCCCAAGGTCCTAACATCAACTGCCTGACTGCTTGTGCTGCCAGCAGCCAAGCGATCGGCGAAGCCACCGAGATGATTCGTCGCGGCGATGCCGATGCGATGCTTTCGGGCGGGGCTCACAGCATGATCCACCCGTTCGGCGTTACCGGGTTCAACCTGCTTACCGCGCTGAGCGAGCGGAACGACGACCCCGAAGCGGCCAGCCGTCCGTTTGATCTCGAGCGCGATGGTTTCGTGCTCGGCGAAGGGGCCTCGATGGTGGTACTCGAGGAGTACGAACACGCGAAGGCTCGCGGCGCAAACATCTACGGCGAGATCTCCGGCTACGGAACCACCGCCGACGCGTTCCGCATCACCGATACCCACCCCGAAGGTCGCGGGGCAATTGCGTGCATCAACATGGCATTGGCCGACGCCGGGCTGAACCCCGACGCCATCCATTACATCAATGCCCATGGCACCAGCACAACGGTGAACGACAAGGTCGAAACGCTGGCGATCAAGCAATCGTTTGGCGACCTGGCGTACAAGATTCCCGTGTCGAGCACTAAGAGCATGACCGGTCACCTGATTGCCGCCGCTGGGGCGACAGAGCTGATCATCTGCCTGATGGCCATGCGACACGGCATTGCACCGCCGACCATCAACTACCAAACGCCCGACCCCAACTGCGACCTCGACTACGTGCCGAACGCCCCGCGGGAACTGCCGATCAAGACGACACTGTCGAACAGCTTCGGCTTCGGCGGGCAGAACATCACGCTGATCGCCACAGCGGTTTAA
- a CDS encoding type III pantothenate kinase: protein MLHQGTVVAVDIGNSRIKLGLFHLQPSADTGLPQPAATVTLAPDSPGEACNVEPLGEWLAETISPGTPLVVASVSRPGTQALKDYLAAHHDGAWNQLRVLTNADLPIENLTDEPDRVGIDRLAAAVGASTVRRAESPAIVIDFGTAITVDLVSAEGAFAGGAILPGIGTAAVALHARTDALPAVRPPIEGKSPASVGKNTSDAIRSGLYWGAVGAVRELIARHRDGLVKPPQVLVTGSTSPDMARLLGGPDYTVRYMPHLVLAGVASTWWKLEE, encoded by the coding sequence ATGCTGCACCAGGGCACTGTTGTTGCCGTCGACATCGGTAACAGTCGCATCAAACTGGGCCTGTTCCACCTCCAGCCATCCGCTGACACGGGGCTGCCGCAGCCTGCTGCCACGGTGACGCTCGCGCCCGATTCGCCGGGCGAGGCCTGCAACGTCGAGCCGCTTGGCGAATGGCTGGCCGAGACGATCTCGCCTGGCACGCCGCTGGTGGTGGCGAGCGTGAGCCGGCCCGGCACCCAGGCGCTCAAAGACTACCTGGCGGCCCACCACGATGGGGCCTGGAATCAGCTCCGCGTGCTGACGAACGCCGATCTGCCGATCGAGAATCTCACCGACGAGCCCGACCGGGTAGGCATCGACCGCCTGGCCGCTGCGGTGGGGGCGAGCACCGTGCGACGAGCCGAGTCGCCGGCCATCGTCATCGACTTTGGCACCGCGATCACGGTCGACCTGGTGTCGGCCGAAGGAGCCTTCGCAGGGGGAGCCATCCTGCCTGGTATCGGAACCGCTGCGGTGGCTTTGCACGCCCGCACCGATGCGTTGCCGGCCGTGCGTCCGCCGATCGAGGGCAAGTCGCCCGCATCGGTTGGCAAGAACACGTCCGACGCGATCCGCTCGGGGCTCTACTGGGGCGCGGTCGGGGCGGTGCGGGAGCTGATCGCCCGCCATCGCGACGGACTAGTGAAACCACCCCAAGTGCTCGTGACCGGCAGCACCTCGCCCGACATGGCCCGCCTGCTCGGCGGCCCCGACTACACAGTGCGCTACATGCCGCACCTGGTACTGGCCGGCGTCGCCAGTACGTGGTGGAAGCTGGAAGAGTAA